One segment of Clostridium ljungdahlii DSM 13528 DNA contains the following:
- a CDS encoding ABC transporter permease, producing MKMKFVKRENISKNKEVSIRIIAILLAFVVMGILFAALKCNPISVYISMFKGAFGGPNPIKQTINSAIPLAITALGIAIGLKLKYYNIGGEGQIIMGAFGAALVAFHFPNMPAPILIILMFASGILFSGIWGFIPGFFKVKWRANETITTLMMNYIALKFVTYLQYGPWKDPSSLGFPKMPNFSSNAILPSVFGVHIGWIIAILLAIFVYIFLNHTKTGYEISVIGESENTAKYAGIGIKKTTLIAIVLSAVFCGITGVIQSSAIEQTLSTEITGGVGYTGIIIAWISNLNPVVSILVSILFAGLLQGGSFIQTAFGIPNSVASILQSVILFFVLGSEFFIRFRLSKGDVNENDNENKKVVNEV from the coding sequence ATGAAAATGAAGTTTGTTAAAAGAGAAAATATAAGTAAAAATAAAGAAGTGTCTATTAGAATAATTGCCATATTATTAGCTTTTGTTGTAATGGGAATTCTTTTTGCAGCACTTAAGTGTAATCCTATATCAGTTTATATTTCAATGTTTAAAGGTGCCTTTGGAGGTCCCAATCCAATTAAACAGACTATAAATTCGGCTATACCACTTGCAATTACTGCCCTTGGAATTGCAATAGGCCTTAAATTAAAATATTATAACATAGGCGGTGAAGGTCAGATAATAATGGGAGCTTTTGGAGCTGCACTTGTTGCATTTCATTTTCCTAATATGCCAGCTCCTATCCTCATCATTTTAATGTTTGCAAGTGGAATATTATTTAGTGGAATATGGGGATTTATACCGGGGTTCTTTAAAGTGAAATGGAGGGCCAATGAAACTATAACTACCCTTATGATGAATTATATTGCATTAAAATTTGTAACTTATCTTCAATATGGTCCATGGAAAGATCCTAGTTCTTTGGGATTCCCTAAAATGCCTAATTTCTCTTCTAACGCAATACTTCCAAGTGTCTTTGGAGTTCATATTGGATGGATAATAGCTATATTACTTGCTATTTTTGTATATATTTTTTTAAATCACACTAAAACTGGTTATGAGATTTCTGTAATTGGTGAAAGCGAAAATACTGCTAAATATGCAGGAATAGGTATAAAGAAAACTACTTTGATTGCTATAGTACTTAGTGCTGTATTTTGTGGAATAACAGGAGTAATACAGTCTTCTGCCATAGAACAAACACTTTCTACTGAAATAACAGGTGGAGTTGGATATACTGGAATAATAATAGCTTGGATATCAAATTTAAACCCTGTTGTAAGTATTTTGGTATCAATTTTATTTGCAGGTCTTTTGCAAGGAGGATCATTTATCCAGACAGCATTTGGCATACCAAATTCAGTAGCATCAATACTTCAGTCAGTAATTTTATTTTTTGTACTTGGAAGCGAATTTTTTATTAGGTTTAGACTGTCAAAGGGCGATGTAAATGAAAATGATAACGAAAATAAAAAAGTTGTAAATGAGGTGTAA
- a CDS encoding BMP family ABC transporter substrate-binding protein, with translation MKKKKILIFLLALVVITGLFAGCSSSDTSSTGVSTTSEGKKIDKDKIKVGFIYDGSLGDGGWVDAHNDGRLALNKMGIKTIYKENVPESQKVEPVIEDMISQGCNVIVAASFGYMDYVYTEAQKHKDVIFLHNAGYKTADNMGAYFAKYYQSTYLTGILAGMKTKTNKIGVVASMPIPELYRQIDAFALGVQSVNKNAVVNVKWTHTWYDPAKEKEAGKALVDQGNDVISEEQNTTSALDPAEEKGLAGIGFDRDKKNEDPKMYMTAPVYHWDVYYKQQINDLIAGKWKSEKWLKGLESGVNDLAPIREESAPAGGKEAVEKAKADIISGKLKIFAGPIKDQKGELKVKEGQILDDNYLEKIDWFVQGINGANEK, from the coding sequence ATGAAGAAGAAAAAAATACTTATCTTTTTACTTGCACTTGTTGTTATTACAGGACTATTTGCAGGATGTTCATCATCTGACACAAGCTCTACGGGAGTAAGTACTACTTCTGAAGGAAAGAAAATAGATAAAGACAAGATAAAAGTTGGCTTTATTTATGATGGTAGTTTAGGTGATGGTGGTTGGGTTGATGCTCACAACGATGGAAGATTAGCACTTAATAAGATGGGAATCAAGACTATATATAAAGAAAATGTTCCAGAATCTCAGAAAGTTGAACCTGTTATAGAAGATATGATTAGCCAGGGATGTAATGTAATTGTAGCAGCTAGCTTCGGATACATGGACTATGTTTATACGGAAGCACAAAAACATAAGGATGTTATATTCCTACATAATGCAGGATATAAAACAGCAGATAATATGGGCGCATATTTTGCTAAATACTATCAATCAACATATTTAACTGGTATATTGGCTGGTATGAAAACCAAGACAAACAAAATAGGTGTGGTAGCATCTATGCCGATACCAGAATTATATAGACAAATTGATGCTTTTGCATTAGGAGTACAGTCTGTTAATAAAAATGCTGTAGTAAATGTAAAGTGGACTCATACTTGGTATGATCCTGCAAAAGAAAAAGAAGCAGGTAAGGCACTTGTTGATCAGGGAAATGATGTTATAAGTGAAGAACAAAATACTACATCTGCATTAGATCCTGCTGAAGAGAAGGGACTTGCAGGTATAGGATTTGATAGAGACAAGAAGAATGAAGATCCTAAAATGTACATGACAGCACCTGTCTATCATTGGGATGTATATTATAAACAGCAAATTAATGATTTAATAGCTGGAAAGTGGAAATCTGAGAAATGGTTAAAAGGTCTTGAGTCAGGAGTTAATGATCTTGCACCAATTAGAGAAGAAAGTGCACCTGCAGGTGGAAAAGAAGCTGTAGAAAAAGCTAAAGCTGATATAATTTCAGGTAAATTGAAGATATTTGCTGGACCAATTAAAGATCAAAAAGGTGAATTAAAAGTAAAAGAAGGTCAGATTTTAGATGACAATTATCTTGAAAAAATAGATTGGTTTGTACAAGGTATAAATGGTGCAAATGAAAAATAG
- a CDS encoding N-acyl-D-amino-acid deacylase family protein, with amino-acid sequence MNNILIKNGTIVDGTGSTPYNADMAIENDSISCIGTTLKESKFDTVINAEGKVVCPGFIDTHSHSDVEILLDPYMEPKVRQGITTEVLGQDGVSTAPVPKNYISSWRKNIAGLDGDSKRLKWDWKNTKGYLGLLEKNKTATNVSYLVPHGNIRMEAVGLENKVLDKRDIEKMKEITERELNAGALGLSSGLIYMPCAYSDANELIELCKVVAKHDKIFVVHQRSEAGDIVNSMKEIIKIGRESGVKIHFSHFKVCGRKDWDKVDKMGELLDEAEKEGLEISYDQYPYSAGSTMLGVILPPWAHNGGTDKLLKRLENNELRKKMIEDIENGIPGWDNFIDFAGFENIYVTSVNTDKNKDCIGKNLMEIADMRHKDPYNAAFDLLYEEENSVGMYDYYGKEEQVIKFLKRREQNVCTDGLLAGKPHPRVYGTFPRILGRYVREQKVLTLEDAVYKMTYKAAKAFNIKNRGVLQVGKKADVVIFSQDKIIDKSTFIEPEQYPDGIDAVIINGSVVLKGGNRSKNLTGRVIRI; translated from the coding sequence ATGAATAATATACTTATAAAAAATGGAACCATCGTAGATGGAACAGGTTCTACACCTTACAATGCAGATATGGCAATTGAAAATGATAGTATAAGCTGCATAGGAACTACTTTAAAAGAAAGTAAATTTGATACTGTCATAAATGCAGAAGGCAAGGTTGTATGTCCTGGTTTTATAGATACCCACAGCCATTCAGATGTAGAAATACTTCTAGATCCATATATGGAGCCTAAAGTTAGACAGGGAATAACTACTGAGGTTTTAGGGCAGGATGGGGTGTCTACTGCTCCAGTACCTAAAAATTATATAAGTTCCTGGAGAAAAAACATAGCTGGACTTGACGGAGACAGTAAGAGGCTTAAATGGGATTGGAAAAATACAAAAGGGTATTTAGGACTTCTTGAAAAGAATAAAACAGCCACTAATGTATCTTATCTTGTACCTCACGGAAATATAAGAATGGAAGCTGTAGGACTTGAAAATAAAGTTTTGGATAAGAGAGACATAGAAAAGATGAAAGAGATAACAGAGAGGGAATTAAATGCAGGGGCTTTAGGACTTTCGTCAGGGCTTATATATATGCCTTGTGCCTATAGCGATGCAAATGAGTTAATAGAACTTTGCAAAGTAGTGGCAAAACATGACAAGATATTTGTAGTTCACCAAAGAAGTGAGGCTGGGGATATAGTAAATTCAATGAAAGAAATAATAAAGATTGGAAGAGAAAGTGGAGTTAAGATACATTTTTCTCATTTTAAAGTATGCGGCAGGAAAGACTGGGATAAAGTTGACAAAATGGGAGAGCTTTTAGACGAAGCTGAAAAAGAAGGATTAGAGATATCCTATGATCAGTATCCCTATTCTGCAGGAAGTACAATGCTTGGAGTTATACTTCCTCCCTGGGCTCATAATGGTGGAACTGACAAATTGCTTAAACGACTTGAGAATAATGAACTTAGAAAAAAGATGATTGAAGATATAGAAAATGGAATTCCGGGATGGGATAATTTTATAGATTTTGCTGGATTTGAAAATATATATGTTACCAGTGTAAATACTGATAAAAACAAAGATTGTATAGGAAAAAATCTTATGGAAATTGCAGACATGAGACATAAAGATCCATATAATGCAGCTTTTGATCTTTTATATGAAGAAGAAAATTCAGTAGGTATGTACGATTATTATGGAAAAGAAGAACAAGTAATAAAGTTTTTAAAGAGAAGAGAGCAGAATGTGTGTACAGATGGACTTTTAGCAGGAAAACCACATCCTAGAGTGTATGGTACATTTCCAAGAATACTTGGAAGATATGTGAGGGAACAAAAAGTTCTTACACTGGAGGATGCTGTATATAAGATGACCTATAAAGCTGCAAAAGCCTTTAATATAAAGAATAGAGGAGTATTACAGGTAGGTAAGAAGGCAGATGTTGTCATATTTTCACAAGATAAAATAATTGATAAAAGTACATTTATAGAACCGGAGCAGTATCCTGATGGAATAGATGCAGTAATTATAAATGGAAGTGTTGTGCTTAAAGGTGGAAATAGAAGCAAGAATTTAACTGGAAGAGTAATAAGAATTTAA
- a CDS encoding ABC transporter ATP-binding protein, with product MNEEYYLTMKNITKKFGDVVANNNVNFNVKGGEIHALLGENGAGKSTLMNMLSGIYIPDGGSIFIHGKEIRFKSPTDAIKSGIGMIYQHFKLIESMTAIQNIILGKKKKLFLNYDKEVKKVQQIKDKYGFDVDLKKYVYDMSVGERENLEILKVMYRGADILILDEPTAVFTPQETKKLFNLMKRMKKEGCSIIFITHKLDEVMEVADTITILRKGESVETVTKDSTTPKELVDKMIGYHVDLAIERSNTTIGKSILKVSDLNLINDLNIPILKNINFEIHEGEVVGVAGISGCGQKELCEAIAGITKISSGKIEFQGKDITDKDASKLSKENLGISFIPEDRLGMGLVGSMDMVDNVFLKYYKKQKGLLLKKDDVEKKAEKIKEDLEVKTPSIHYPIKNLSGGNIQKILLGRELGLNPKLILMGYPVRGLDINTCYTIYNLVNEEKKKGTGILFVGEDLDILLSICDRIIVMYSGEITGSFESKNVTKETIGYKMLGNKRKGDEIYENEVC from the coding sequence TTGAATGAAGAATACTATTTAACTATGAAAAATATAACTAAAAAATTTGGTGACGTAGTTGCTAATAACAATGTTAATTTTAATGTTAAAGGCGGAGAAATTCATGCACTGTTAGGTGAAAATGGTGCAGGCAAAAGTACACTTATGAACATGCTGTCAGGAATATATATTCCTGATGGCGGTTCAATTTTTATACATGGCAAGGAAATTAGGTTTAAATCACCTACTGATGCTATAAAATCTGGTATAGGTATGATATATCAACATTTCAAACTTATAGAATCGATGACTGCAATACAAAATATTATTTTGGGAAAGAAAAAAAAGTTATTTCTAAATTATGATAAAGAGGTAAAAAAAGTTCAACAAATAAAAGACAAATATGGCTTTGATGTAGATTTAAAAAAATACGTTTATGATATGTCCGTAGGAGAAAGAGAAAATCTTGAAATCTTGAAAGTAATGTATAGAGGAGCTGATATTCTTATTTTAGATGAACCCACAGCAGTATTTACCCCTCAAGAAACCAAGAAATTATTTAACTTAATGAAAAGGATGAAAAAAGAAGGATGTTCTATTATATTTATAACTCATAAATTAGATGAGGTTATGGAAGTAGCGGACACAATTACTATACTTAGAAAAGGTGAATCTGTAGAAACTGTTACAAAAGATAGTACTACACCTAAGGAATTAGTAGATAAAATGATAGGTTATCATGTAGATTTAGCTATAGAAAGATCAAATACGACTATTGGCAAATCCATATTAAAAGTTTCAGATTTAAACTTAATAAATGATTTGAACATTCCTATACTTAAAAATATAAATTTTGAGATACATGAAGGAGAAGTAGTTGGAGTCGCAGGAATTTCCGGATGTGGTCAGAAGGAACTTTGTGAAGCCATAGCTGGAATTACTAAAATATCTAGTGGAAAAATAGAATTTCAGGGAAAAGACATAACTGATAAAGATGCTTCAAAACTTTCAAAAGAAAATTTAGGAATAAGTTTTATACCGGAGGACAGGCTTGGTATGGGACTTGTAGGATCTATGGATATGGTCGATAATGTGTTTTTAAAATATTATAAAAAACAAAAAGGACTGTTACTCAAAAAAGATGATGTTGAAAAGAAAGCTGAAAAAATTAAAGAGGATTTAGAAGTAAAGACCCCAAGTATACATTATCCAATTAAAAATCTTTCTGGAGGAAATATACAAAAAATACTTTTGGGAAGAGAATTAGGATTAAATCCTAAGTTGATTTTAATGGGTTATCCAGTAAGGGGACTTGATATAAATACTTGTTATACCATTTACAATTTAGTAAATGAAGAAAAGAAAAAAGGTACAGGCATATTATTTGTTGGAGAAGATCTGGATATACTTTTAAGTATTTGTGACAGAATTATAGTTATGTATTCAGGGGAGATAACGGGAAGCTTTGAAAGCAAAAATGTTACAAAGGAAACAATAGGATATAAAATGCTTGGCAATAAGCGTAAGGGTGATGAGATTTATGAAAATGAAGTTTGTTAA
- a CDS encoding ABC transporter permease has product MNGVISFLAAAVVAGTPLLFATLGEILTEKAGNLNLGVEGLMLMGAVMGFSIGYNTGNPIMAILAAMAAGAFGVLIYTILTVNLKANQTVSGLAISIFGTGFSNFVGKSIVGKNIPVGVKSFFEPVSIPILSHIPFIGPVFFHQDILVYLGYAAAIIMGIYFYRTYKGLNLKAVGENPAAADAASINVNLYKYIHILIGGALCGLGGDYLSLAYVPSWQDNVTAGRGWIAVALVVFASWNPYKAIFASYLFGGLDIISFRMKNMFISQYFIDMLPYLVTIIILVLVYMRKSNKNAPPKALGNAYFREER; this is encoded by the coding sequence ATGAATGGAGTAATTAGCTTTTTAGCAGCAGCAGTAGTTGCAGGAACTCCCCTTCTTTTTGCAACACTAGGAGAAATTTTAACTGAAAAAGCTGGAAATTTAAATCTTGGCGTTGAAGGATTAATGCTTATGGGTGCGGTTATGGGATTTAGTATAGGATATAATACTGGAAATCCAATAATGGCTATTTTGGCAGCTATGGCAGCAGGAGCCTTTGGCGTTCTCATATATACGATTTTAACGGTTAACTTAAAAGCTAATCAAACAGTTTCAGGACTAGCTATATCTATATTTGGAACTGGATTTTCTAATTTTGTAGGTAAAAGTATAGTTGGCAAGAATATACCAGTAGGTGTTAAAAGTTTTTTTGAACCTGTAAGTATACCAATACTTTCCCACATACCTTTTATTGGACCAGTTTTTTTTCATCAGGATATTTTAGTTTATCTTGGATATGCAGCTGCAATTATTATGGGAATTTATTTTTACAGAACTTATAAGGGATTAAATCTTAAAGCAGTAGGAGAAAATCCGGCAGCAGCAGATGCCGCTAGTATAAATGTAAACCTCTATAAATATATTCATATACTTATTGGTGGTGCACTTTGCGGACTTGGTGGGGATTATTTATCACTAGCATATGTTCCCAGCTGGCAGGATAATGTTACAGCAGGTAGAGGTTGGATTGCAGTAGCACTGGTTGTATTTGCATCATGGAATCCTTACAAAGCTATTTTTGCATCTTATCTTTTTGGTGGACTTGATATCATTAGTTTTAGAATGAAAAATATGTTTATTTCTCAATATTTTATTGATATGCTCCCATATCTAGTAACTATTATAATACTGGTACTTGTATATATGAGAAAATCAAATAAAAATGCTCCGCCTAAAGCACTAGGAAATGCTTATTTTAGAGAGGAACGTTAG